One Nitrospirota bacterium DNA segment encodes these proteins:
- a CDS encoding carboxypeptidase regulatory-like domain-containing protein, whose product MNRFAITLCFALFLASPVLAYDVVEVKEGGTVAGRVTLDGRVPAPKGYNLVIYPDPQYCGRISNGNGWRLLYDFSVDGAHGLKDTVVMLEGISAGKAFDVSVPHVEARDCRFMPFVTVVRDGHAVEVVNMDPVMHDVQAYENSPLQGARVLFNQPLPMNFHHKRGDLHASHQHELGKSLLGPIYLSKGRRMFVMQCGFHPYMESWAVAIDNPYYAITDTSGSFTLTDVPPGTYRLVAWHPQAGLMSAQLVMVEPNGIVNASLFMKAPVGRRTAHEVVENPRFGPGVLGYPLDIIPLVERQQ is encoded by the coding sequence ATGAATCGGTTTGCGATCACACTGTGCTTCGCGCTGTTCCTGGCATCGCCGGTCTTGGCGTATGACGTCGTCGAGGTCAAAGAGGGAGGGACGGTTGCGGGCCGGGTGACGTTGGATGGGCGGGTCCCGGCCCCCAAGGGCTACAATCTCGTCATCTATCCTGACCCCCAGTATTGCGGCCGGATTTCGAACGGGAATGGCTGGCGTCTGCTCTATGATTTCTCGGTGGATGGTGCGCACGGGCTGAAAGACACCGTCGTCATGCTCGAAGGGATTTCAGCCGGGAAGGCATTCGATGTTTCGGTGCCCCATGTCGAGGCGCGGGATTGTCGATTCATGCCCTTTGTGACGGTTGTGCGTGACGGTCATGCCGTCGAAGTCGTGAATATGGATCCGGTCATGCACGATGTCCAGGCCTACGAAAACTCGCCGCTCCAGGGTGCGCGTGTTCTGTTCAACCAGCCCTTGCCGATGAATTTCCATCACAAGCGCGGGGACTTGCACGCGTCGCACCAGCACGAACTAGGCAAGTCCCTGCTGGGTCCCATCTACCTCAGCAAAGGGCGGCGGATGTTCGTCATGCAGTGTGGATTCCATCCCTACATGGAAAGTTGGGCCGTCGCCATCGACAATCCTTACTATGCCATCACCGACACGTCCGGTTCGTTCACATTGACTGACGTTCCGCCCGGTACGTACCGGCTTGTGGCCTGGCATCCCCAGGCAGGCCTCATGTCCGCTCAACTGGTGATGGTGGAGCCGAACGGGATCGTGAACGCGTCCTTGTTCATGAAGGCCCCCGTCGGTCGCCGTACGGCGCATGAAGTGGTCGAAAACCCTCGCTTCGGCCCGGGCGTACTCGGTTATCCGCTCGACATTATCCCTCTCGTGGAGCGTCAGCAGTAA
- a CDS encoding methyltransferase domain-containing protein: MARRSPLKRGLVRRELSLAEIFQIGYYWETKILLTAVRLDVFSILGEKERTLPEVAAQIGADPRALELLLNALVAMKVLTKEGIRFANTNTARTHLVKSRPNYIGHLLLLHDAEWNNWGKLDETIKTGRSPVSQHVFETNPELGANVLSVLDRIGQQSGPGLAKRLGLDGAKTLLDLGGGAGTNAIAFCAVYPQMRAVVFDLPQTLQVAERAIKEAGLEGRISLQPGNFNADPLGGPYDAILMSDILHYQGPEANEALVRKAFSHLSAGSKLIIKDRFLEESRTGPAWVTAFAVHILVNTERGRCYTAAEAAGWMERAGFASVVELERTAVVQGTKS; encoded by the coding sequence ATGGCGCGGAGATCGCCGCTAAAGCGAGGCCTTGTGCGTCGGGAATTGTCGCTCGCCGAAATTTTCCAGATCGGTTACTACTGGGAGACAAAGATCCTTCTGACCGCGGTCAGGCTGGATGTGTTCTCGATATTAGGAGAAAAAGAACGGACCTTGCCCGAGGTTGCGGCGCAGATCGGGGCGGACCCCCGAGCCTTGGAACTGCTGCTCAACGCTTTGGTGGCGATGAAGGTGCTGACCAAGGAGGGCATTCGCTTTGCCAATACTAATACGGCGCGTACTCACCTGGTGAAGAGTCGGCCCAACTACATCGGCCACTTGCTGTTGTTGCACGATGCCGAGTGGAACAACTGGGGGAAACTGGACGAAACGATCAAGACCGGCCGTTCGCCGGTCAGCCAGCATGTGTTCGAAACCAACCCGGAACTGGGGGCCAATGTGCTGTCCGTCTTGGACCGGATTGGGCAGCAGAGCGGGCCAGGTTTGGCCAAGCGTCTGGGGTTGGATGGGGCGAAGACCTTGCTGGACCTGGGTGGGGGCGCCGGCACCAATGCCATTGCTTTCTGCGCCGTGTACCCGCAGATGAGGGCGGTTGTCTTCGATTTGCCCCAGACCTTGCAGGTCGCTGAGCGGGCGATCAAAGAGGCAGGCTTGGAGGGACGCATCAGTTTGCAGCCCGGCAATTTCAACGCAGACCCTCTTGGCGGTCCCTACGATGCCATTCTGATGTCCGATATTCTGCACTATCAGGGCCCCGAAGCTAATGAAGCCCTCGTCAGGAAGGCCTTCTCGCATTTATCGGCAGGAAGTAAGCTGATCATCAAGGATCGTTTCCTGGAGGAGTCGCGGACCGGCCCGGCCTGGGTTACGGCCTTTGCCGTCCATATTCTGGTGAATACGGAGCGTGGCCGCTGTTACACGGCGGCTGAGGCGGCGGGCTGGATGGAGAGGGCTGGGTTCGCATCGGTCGTCGAGTTGGAGCGTACTGCGGTGGTACAGGGGACAAAATCGTAA
- a CDS encoding DUF420 domain-containing protein, with amino-acid sequence MLEWLKQPGFFGTHATLGADISQLMATLFTGLFIIGWVQARRRQADAHHWLMLGGMVTMLVFFTNYYLFRQLGVLAVEGKEGFGGSQDLYDHVFIPLLTLHILLVIIGLVMAVYMIVLGFRAQAFDQGKRMLGNVTLLTSWGKIGKIFGGITAVILLLFASRVASAGFSSRKLMVYLGLLLLIAIVFSVEITIQRIWPNAERRHRVLGRFTMIIYCVLFVTGSVTYTMLYILYPGKIG; translated from the coding sequence ATGCTCGAATGGCTGAAGCAGCCCGGTTTTTTCGGGACCCATGCGACCTTGGGCGCGGACATCAGCCAGCTCATGGCGACCCTCTTCACCGGCCTCTTCATCATCGGGTGGGTGCAGGCCCGGCGGCGGCAGGCCGATGCACACCATTGGCTGATGCTGGGGGGGATGGTGACGATGCTGGTATTCTTCACGAACTACTATCTCTTTCGGCAACTCGGCGTGCTGGCCGTGGAGGGGAAGGAAGGGTTCGGCGGCTCGCAAGATCTCTATGACCACGTGTTCATTCCACTGCTGACCTTGCACATTCTCCTTGTCATTATCGGTTTGGTGATGGCCGTGTACATGATTGTTCTGGGGTTCCGCGCGCAAGCGTTTGACCAGGGGAAGCGCATGCTCGGAAACGTCACCTTGCTAACGTCGTGGGGCAAGATCGGCAAGATTTTCGGCGGCATCACGGCGGTGATTCTGCTCCTGTTTGCTTCCCGTGTCGCTAGCGCCGGCTTTTCTTCGCGCAAGCTGATGGTGTATCTGGGTCTGTTATTGCTGATTGCGATCGTGTTCTCCGTAGAGATCACGATTCAACGAATCTGGCCGAACGCGGAGCGGCGTCATCGGGTACTCGGACGGTTCACGATGATCATCTATTGTGTCCTGTTCGTGACCGGCAGCGTGACCTATACGATGCTGTATATCCTCTATCCAGGGAAAATCGGATAA
- a CDS encoding nitrate oxidoreductase subunit beta, which produces MPEVYNWQLGRKMLYPYEERHPKWQFAFVFNINRCLACQTCSMADKSTWLFSKGQEYMWWNNVETKPYGGYPQFYDVKITQLIEQVNPGGQVWNVRVGRKHHAPYGVFEGMTIFDAGAKIGQAAIGYIPTDQEWRFVNIYEDTATSMRAIVEGVDKTGFSRDEPWKLQGSSLPEHETFFFYLQRICNHCTYPGCLAACPRKAIYKRPEDGIVLIDQNRCRGYKKCVEQCPFKKPMYRGTTRVSEKCIACYPRIEGKDPLTGGEPMETRCMSACVGKIRMQSLVRIGEDGLWAEDRWHPLYFAIRVEQVALPLYPQWGTEPNGYYIPPRWAPRGYARQMFGPGVDNAIEKFLVPSRELLAVFQLWRASQQIIFRYDVIPGPKVFETQIHGKRFEMYNDTVLGFNKSGKEVARIQVEEPIYIRPAERVNWL; this is translated from the coding sequence ATGCCGGAAGTCTATAACTGGCAACTGGGACGGAAGATGCTGTATCCCTACGAGGAGCGGCATCCGAAGTGGCAGTTCGCCTTCGTGTTCAACATCAACCGGTGCTTGGCGTGCCAGACCTGTTCGATGGCCGACAAGTCCACCTGGCTCTTCAGCAAGGGCCAGGAATACATGTGGTGGAACAACGTGGAGACCAAGCCCTACGGCGGGTATCCCCAGTTCTACGACGTGAAGATCACGCAGTTGATCGAGCAAGTGAACCCGGGCGGCCAGGTGTGGAACGTGCGGGTCGGCCGCAAGCACCATGCGCCGTATGGGGTGTTTGAAGGGATGACCATTTTCGACGCCGGGGCCAAGATCGGCCAGGCGGCGATCGGCTACATCCCCACGGACCAGGAGTGGCGGTTCGTGAACATCTACGAGGACACGGCCACGTCGATGCGCGCCATCGTGGAAGGCGTCGACAAGACCGGGTTCTCGCGCGATGAACCGTGGAAGTTGCAGGGCAGCAGCCTGCCGGAGCATGAGACGTTCTTCTTCTATCTCCAGCGGATCTGCAACCACTGCACCTATCCGGGCTGTCTGGCCGCCTGTCCGCGCAAGGCCATCTACAAGCGGCCGGAGGACGGGATCGTGCTGATCGACCAGAACCGGTGCCGCGGGTACAAGAAGTGCGTCGAGCAGTGCCCGTTCAAGAAGCCGATGTATCGGGGCACGACGCGCGTCAGCGAGAAGTGCATCGCCTGCTACCCGCGCATCGAGGGCAAGGACCCGCTGACCGGCGGCGAGCCCATGGAGACGCGGTGTATGTCGGCCTGCGTGGGCAAGATCCGCATGCAGTCGCTGGTGCGGATCGGCGAGGACGGCCTCTGGGCCGAAGATCGCTGGCATCCCCTGTACTTCGCCATCCGGGTGGAGCAGGTGGCGCTGCCCTTGTACCCGCAATGGGGCACCGAGCCCAACGGGTATTACATTCCGCCGCGGTGGGCGCCGCGGGGCTATGCCCGGCAGATGTTCGGCCCGGGCGTGGACAACGCCATCGAGAAGTTCCTGGTGCCGAGCCGGGAGCTGTTGGCGGTGTTCCAGCTGTGGCGCGCCAGCCAGCAGATCATCTTCCGGTACGACGTGATTCCGGGCCCGAAGGTGTTCGAAACCCAGATCCACGGGAAGCGGTTCGAGATGTACAACGATACCGTGCTGGGCTTCAACAAGTCGGGGAAGGAAGTCGCCCGTATCCAGGTCGAAGAGCCGATCTACATTCGGCCGGCCGAGCGCGTGAACTGGCTGTAA